The genomic region GTTCCCTCTGTGCCCCTTTTCCAGTTGACACTCTTCTTAGAAATAGGTATCTTGTCTGTTAATGAAAACTCTTAAGATCCCTGATGTGTTAAGTGCTGTCATtcagcacttttaaaaataaatcattttaattttgtgtccATATTTGCTTAACAGTCACTGAATGCCTAGGCCAGCTTCagggaactgaagagcctttatAAGTAGTTTATATTGTCTACACCCAAGTTATATGCACACAGTTGGAAGCAAAATTGCAGAATGGGCTTGGAAGTTCTGATCTGAAGAATCATAAAGACACTTCCTTGCTCTAGTAGCAGGGCTGAGTCATACCTGGCTGGTGGGACACCAGACACAGGTAGAGCCAAGAAAACAGGGTGCAGAGCACCAAAAACCAAGCTGCCCGCCCTGTGGATGGTACAAGTCTCCCAATTCAGACCGCCTGTATTCAGAGATACTTATGAAACCTTTGTCAGGTACATACACTGTTACGAATGGGATTGCTCCCATTGGTATGGTTAGCCAGCAGCTGTCCTGTGTCACACTGGAGATGTGTCAGAAAAGACTATCTGCCCTTGGGCCTCAGAGACGTCGTGTGAGAGGATAACGGAAGGGTATTCTTCTGTCTCTACAGTTGGTTTCTCTTCGGCAGTGCCTTGTTGCTCGTTAGCGTGTCGATTGCATTTTACTGTATCATCTATCTGGAGTGGTATCGTGGAATTGAAGATTATGATATCAAGTATCCAGCATTGATACCTATTACAACCGCTACTTTTATTGTAGCAGGAATTTGGTGAGTTACCTTTGGAATGACTAATAAGAATATTGTTTGATCGGGTAGTGATATACATGGTACAGAATTAAACGGGGAAAACAAGGAATAATGAAAAAGTAGTCTCTGATTCTCTTTTCGGTAGTGTCTTTCTTTACTTATATagcaatttaaaatacatatggtaacatgctatatatattttgcattttgctttttaaatcattttcattgTGAAGTTTAATACAGAAAAGTGGAAGAATCTAAATTGTATGGCTGAGAGAATTATCACGCAGTGAGCCTTTGTGTAAACCCtaaggagggcaggaggagaacagtgCCAGCCCCCTGTAacccctcccctgcacccctgccccagtcattccctcttccttcctgcccACAGGAAGACACTGTCCCCACCTTCCTGGTCGTTCCTTTCTTTTGCATCTCTTAAacactgtttttttgttgttgttgttgtgtctgTTTGAACTCTATAGAGACATGTTGCTGTGGTATGTGTTCCTTTATCCTTGGCTGTTACATGCAATACGAAGTATGATTCCTCCGTGTTGTGCGTAACGGTAGCGCATTTTCATTGCTGTTCAGCATTCCATCCTATAACTGAATTCCAGTTTATCCGTTCTGCTCTtgatagatggagaaggcaatggcaccccattccagtactcttgcctggaaaatcccatggatggaggagcctggtgggctgcagtccatggggtcgcacagagtcggacacgactgagtgacttcactttcactttcatgcattggagaaggaaatggcaacccactccagtgttcttgcctggagaatcctagggacgggggagcctggtgggctgccatctatggggtcgcacagagtcggacacgactgaagcgacttagtagcagcagcagcagctcttgatagaatttggattgtttccaatttGAAGTTATCATGTGTGATGCTGTTAGGTAAGACATTCGAGACATATACAAGACATTCTTGTACACGTGCCTCTGCATGATTCTGTTGGGTGTCTgtgcacatgcatacatatgtaaatataggTCTCTCTAGCAGGGAAATCGTTGACCTGTTGGGTATGCACGCCTCCAACTTCAGTAAATagtgccaaactgttttccaaagtgatctTTTTTTTACACTGAGTTTGTATTTCTTCTGTATTCATGTGTGTAGATgtgcttcattatttttaatggttacATGGTTATCACTGCATGGACATATCATGATTTATTTAACCagcttgatttctttaaaaaattcttttgtgGTTATAAAAAATGCCACAATTAAtatcccttttcatactgttcatggggttctcaaggcaagaataatgaagtgatttgccattcccttctccagtggaccacattctgacagacctctccaccatgacccgcccgtcttgggtggccccacacggcatggcttagtttcattgagttagacaaggctgtggtccctgtgatcagattgtgccggggtccagcctgggatgatccagggtattcgaaggagagacggcattggcgacctatttatttaaatattcatcaacgatataaagagtaatagaatgaggatagctcagtgaggaaattcagtggagaaaagaggctaaataattcaaccagaaggtgagagaaagaacgacatggggagaccaagtttcggtgaacaaggcccgcactttatttttcaaagtagtttttataccttaagttatgcatagaggataatgggggaaggggtagagtcatgcagtaagccaggctttcttcctgcaaacttatcatatgcaaaagtttaggtgatttgcatcatcttctggcccggaggcctgttaacattttaagaccctttcttcagaaaacttatttttctctaaaggtgattaggcaggcgccaccctccaaaagcattaaagttgcattcctatagggcaaaggtgtggtgggctacaacaaaaaagaattaactcaagggtccaaggttacaaacattaaagctactacttacaccaattatattaatcagtacactgccagggacacagcaggtaagggatatggagacttagcagcaaacattggcccaacaagtgaaaaacccttcaccaatacaatttctaatcaatcttttaactgctcaaaggactctgtatttagacagtttagaacatctcatgcctctcacagttgggaggctctgagcaatcacatgtggccggaaaaacctattcaggtaggctagaggacttccaaaggagtttgtaggttgaaacactatcacacccaggaactttattaactggagctataagttaactcttttttcagagagaggtagtgggggacagccccctgtgcccccgtaaagtcagaggtgtaggtgagagcacaaagcagaaagttggcagactctggttttgggggtagatgctcgagaatttccagggggactcctgaggctcgatcccgcctttgcgtatgccgagcctccttcctcatgacctttgccacgggcggagttcctcacgctggctcctggcagtgatagacttccagttgagctattgcacatcctgaaagattatgctgtgaaagtgctgcactcaatgtgcaatatgcaatatgcgctcaatatgcaatatgctgggAGATGGCTCCCGgcaagattgactagttttctgtgattatgatttcagtgtgtctgccctctgatggcgtctcgcaacacctactgttttacttgggtttctcttaccttggacgtggggtatctcttcatggctgctccagcaaagcgcagccgctgctccttaccttgagcgaggggtatctcctcatggccacccctcctgaccttgaacatggagtagctcctcttggccctcctgtacCTGCACAGCtgccgctccttggatgtggggttgctcctcttggccgccgcccctgtccacaggcatggggtagctcctctcagagtgcaaaagtaggaagtcaagaaacacctggggtaacaggcaaatttggacttggaatatggaatgaagcagggtaaaggctaatagagttttgtcaagagaacacactggtcatagcaaacaccctcttccaacaacacaagagaagactctacacatagacatcaccagatggtcaacactgaaatcagattgattatattctttgcagccaaagatggagaagctctatacagtcagcaaaaacaagaccaggagctgactgtggctcagatcatgaactccttattgccaaattcagactgaaattgaagaaagtagggaaaaccactagaccattcaggtaagacctaaattaaatcccttatgattatacagtggaagtgagaaatagatttaagggactagatctgatagagtgcctgatgaactatggacagaggttcttgacattgtacaggagacagggatcaagaccatccccatggaaaagaaatgcaaaaaagcaaaatggctgtctgaggaggccttacaaatagctgtgaaaagaagagaagtgaaaagcaaaggagaaaaggaaagatataagcatctgaatgcagagttccaaagaatagcaaggagagataagaaagccttcctcagcaatcaatgcaaagaaatagaggaaaataacagaatgggaaagactagagatctcatcaagaaaattagagataccaagggaacatttcatgcaaagatggtcacaataaaggacagaaatggtatggacctaacagaagcagaagatattaagaggtggcaagaatacacagaagaattgtacaaaaaagatcttcatgacccagataatcacaatggtgtgatcagtcacctagagccagacatcctggaatgtgaagtcaagtgggccttagaaggcatcactacgaacaaagttagtggaggggatggaattccagttgaggtatttcaaatcctgaaagatgatgctgtgaaagtgctgcactcaatatgccagcaaatttggaaaacagcagtggccataggactggaaaaggtcagttttcattccaatcccaaagaaaggcaatgccaaagaatgctcaaactaccgcacaattgcactcatctcacacgctagtaaagtaatgctcaaaattctccaagccatgcttcagcaatacgtgaaccgtgaacttccagatgttcaagctggttttagaaaaaccagaggaaccagagatcaaattgccaacatctgctggatcatggaaaaagcaagagagttccaaaaaaacatctatttctgctttattgacttcgccaaagtctttgtgtggatcacaataaactggaaaattctgaaagaggtgggaataccagaccacctgacctgcctcttgagaaacctatatgcaggtcaggaagcaacagttagaactggacatggaacaacagactggttccaaataggaaaaggagtacgtcaaggctgcatattgtcaccctgcttatttaacttctatgcaaagtacatcatgagaaatgctgggctggaagaagcacaagctggaatcaagattgccggaagaaatatcaatcacctcagatatgcagatgacaccacccttatggcagaaagtgaagaggaactaaaaagcctcttgatgaaagtgaaagaggagagtgaaaaagttggcttaaagctcaacattcagaaaacgaagatcatggcatctggtcccatcacttcatgggaaatagatggggaaacagtgtcagactttatttttttaggctccaaaatcactgcagatggtgactgcggtcatgaaattaaaagacgcttactccttggaaggaaagttatgacaaacctagacagcttattaaaaagcagagacattactttgccaacaaaggtccgcctagtcaaggctatggtttttccagtggtcatgtatggatgtgagagttggactgtgaagaaagctgagcgctgaagaattgatgcttttgaagtgtggtgttggagaagactcttgagagtcccttggactgcaaggagattcaaccagtccatcctttctaaaggagatcagtcctgggtgttctttggaaggactgatgctaaagctgaaactccaatactttggccacctcatgcgaagagttgattcattggaaaagactctgatgctgggagtgattgggggcaggaggagaaggggatgacagaggatgagatggctggatggcatcagcgactcgatggacatgagtctgagtgaactccgggagttggtgatggacagggaggcctggcgtgctgcaattcatggggttgcaaagagtcggacaggagtaactgaactgaatatccctATTCATAAACTAATAGGTTGTCaatgaaaaagatgtttttttttatgtttatgaaaGTATTTTATAACTTTCTCACTAAAGAAAGATCTGTaaattacagaaaaacacaaGGAAGTAAATCCCATGGTTCCTGCCAGCCAGTGAGAAAACTATATTGAACATGGTGTGTGGCCTTTTAGGGTTTTTTCCTCCCTTTATATTAATGGAATTGTAGTTTGGGGAAAACCACACATCTTTGTacatttgttgttattcattcactcagtggtgtccaactctttgtgaccgcgtagactgcagcactccaggcttccctgtacttcactgtctcccagagtttgctcataactgatgtccattgagtcactgatgctatctaaccatctcatcctctgccgcccccatctccttttgccttcagtctttcttagcttcagggtcttttccagtattcagtgtaaatgtattttttctgtgATGTATTTTCTGTAGTTGAAGTATGGATTTTTGACATGTTACATTGTTATGTAGTTATTATTAACTCTTCAGGAACAAGTGTAGACAGGTGTGTTATTCAACATTTTCTTAAGAAGGCTAACATCACCCCCAagaatgttactttatttttagcACAGTAGGATTATAGGTATCCTAATTTCTACTTGTCAAAGTGTTATATATTAATCATCAACTCTCTGAAACACTTAACTGactataattttcctttattaGCTTCAACTCTTAAAAAATGCGGTCTATAAAAATCACTTGcactttagaaaatgttttattcttaaCTTGGTGACAGGAATAGTGTTTTTCTCAATGAAAAATTTAATAGCAGCTTATAAATGATGTTTTTCAGTCTGTTTCTAATGGGAAAATACTttaaccatcttttttttttttttcctcgtgATATTTTGGTTATGTGTGAGATTGTAAAACCAGTCTATggtcattttatttcatgttccTTCACAGACACTTTAAGAGACTGATGTCTCTGTTGAGCCAGCCCAGCGCTCATTAGACGAGCTTTAGTGATTCCACTTCCAAGTACTATGTGAACAGGTTGTGATATTTCCAATATTGGCTACGTCACATATCTGAGaaactgtatatatataagtaaagTTACCGGCTGAATGAACTTTCCCAGCCTGGGTAGGAAGTGAGTCTTCTAAATCTAGATTCTCCAGTACAGTAAATTTGTATAGAGGACAGCTGCAGTTGTCAACAGTGTGGGTTTTTTGTCCTTTTCAGCTTTAATGTTGCTTTGTGGCACGTATGGTCATTTTTCACTCCAGTGCTGCTGTTTACCCAGTTTATGGGGGTTGTAATGTTGACCTCACTCCTTGGATGACTTCTCAAGGTAAGATTTCTGGAATTTTAATTCTAATAAGGAAATAGTCTCTCATGACAGtgttcagtgaaagtgaaagttgctcggtcatgtccgactcttcatgaccccatgggctacacagtccatggaattctccagaccagaatactggagtgggtagcctttcccttctccaggggctcttccaaaccaagggatcgaacccaggtgtcctgcattgcaggcggattctttaccagatgaaccACAAGTAGACATAGCAGTAACAGACTAGTGAATTATTTCAGCCGTGTTTACACCAGGCTGTCATCCATGGAACTCTGGGATGAAAGGGACTGTGATCCCTTCCCTTTTGCATTATTTAGTTCTAAGTGGCTGCTGCTTAGAGAAGTCACCCTGCCCGTCCAAGATTTCATGAAGAGGGTATCTTGCACTATAGATAAGTTCACACATTAGTCCATTTTCTATTGTAGTCGACTTCCATCAGCTTCTATGCAGATAACTATTAGCTAGATCATTCTTCTGTGCatcttcagtagctcagttgtgtccgaccctttgtgaccccatggactgtaacccaacaggcttctctgtccatggaatttttcaggcaagaatcctggagtgggttgctgtttcctactccaggggatcttcttgacccagggatcaaacctacatctcctgcattggcagatggattctttaccactgcgccatctgggaagcctggattATTCTTAGTTAATGGAAATATAGGACTAATGGGCAGTTTTACCCAATTGAGGAAAAAAGTCTGTTTTCTAATTGTCCTGACTGCTGCATAAAAGTTTGATGGCTGGCACATCAGCCTTTTCCTTCCAGGTTATAGAATTTCTGCCTCCCCACAGACCACTGCATCCCTGGGCCTCCCACCTCACAGTGGGGTCTATTTGCTGATTGTCAGATAACTCCTTTACTAAATAAGAATGTCCTGAGAGCCCTCACTCTGCATGCTTAGGGGCTTGGTAAAAAAGGCAGTCCTCTCTTCATGTTGCTGATGTCAGAACTCGGAGGAAATCTACTCCATGTGTCTGTTTACAAGTATGAAAACTGGGGCCCAGAGAAGTAAAAGTTAATATGCTCAGTTATTGGGGTGCAAATGACTGACATTTCAGCTCACAGAGTGCTCTCCCTTTGGAGTTTGTAAGGAGAGTCCGTGTAACCAGGTAAAGGAGAGATGGCTGTCCTCTCGTTGGTCATCTGTCTGAAAACAGTTGCTCGCACACACATGCCGCTGTGCGGAGTCCCCTCCACACGTTGTGCTGTGTCTGGGACCGTTTGGACTCTCACAGTCCGGCTTCTGTCCCTGTTGACCTGTTGCCACAAAAATGTTCCCTCCTCTGAGCCTCTCTCCTTTGACTCTTTGACTGTTCAGTATTGACTTTTTCCACGTTTTCGGGAAGTATAAATATAGTTTAGAAGAAACACTAGATTGTGAATCTAGTAACAGAAGACTATACTTCCTCATTTATCAAAAACGTATGCAAGAAGTGCTAATTCTATGCTTTTGATTTACTGCCGACATCAAATTATACCTGGTAACAGAGCCACAGAGGGGAGACGGGGAGATTGAACTGTGCTTTGAAATATTAAATCCAGCAGTCTAAGATAGATTGTCTCATTTGGATTTTCTTCCAGGTGGAAGGGTGTGTCGGTGGTTAACATCCTGCCAGCTAAAAGCACTGCAGACGCAGTGGTGAACACAGTGTGTTTTTGCATCTACAAAGTGAATGGTTTCCTTGGAAGAATTTTAACTTTATAACTCTATAGCTGAAATcagaataaattatatttcatttgcaTATTTCTAAACTCAAGTGATTAGCGAATTTTTCAGACTCAAATAAAAGTATTCTATTCAAGACAGGAATAACTTAATTTGCACTGTTAATCTGTTTGGATCATTGGAGAAACTGTTGgtgtaaaaatttaaacaaattttcaTAGAGATGCATACTGTACTCCAGTATTATAGAGCATTTAAGGAGTAACAATTCATTGTATGAAGTGACTGGCTGTGTATTTAAAGGTGTGATAGTGTCATGTGCCTTTAACCCAACTTCAGCAATTcctataaaatttcattttgataATAGTTTTGTTAGGGGGAGGACCAATCAAAAGGATTTGTGTTTTGCCAACTTGGGATTTTATCACTGTGTAAATTATTGGGTTTTTAGTGTTTGTTTAACATAGGaacttttaatcattttaagtatgtgtaatttttgtcttaatatttaaataaaatatttttatagctttcttATGGGCTTTGTTAATATAAACTTTGGAATAGTTTCTGTTTTCAGCTATTAGTACTTTGAGTTGACTCTAGAAATAAGGGTTCTTTTCAGAGAAGGCTACCTGGCCTTTCCAAGACCAGTGGAAGACAGGATCCACACTTTCAAATGCAAGTATGTTTACGTTAAACCTGAAACATCATAAGCATTGTGACATCTTAAGTACCCTGCATTGGTTTCTGCCCCCCTGTCCCAACCCTGGGGGTTGCAGAGATGGCGTTTCAGCCACCACTTGTGTCTGGCTGGGCTCACACCCTGTACCTACCCTGCAGTAGAGGTTAATCTTGACCTTGCGTAGCAGTGAACCTTTCTCCAGCTGGAGGCAGGCACAATATTTGAGTTGTGGGTGATGGGAATAATGTTTATGAAACAGCTGTTACAGTGGCCGGCACACAGCAGGCGCTCACCCAATAAATGGTAATGGAGAGGGATTGGAAGACAAAAGTGACTTAAGGTCAGGAGTGGAATGGGCAGGCACGATCAGTAAACAGAATCAAGCCCAGTTTGTGTACACATATGTGGGAGAGTTTGTAGAGTCATTTCAGTTAAGCTGCAAAGTTAGGCAAAGGTCAGAATCAGGAGGCTGAGTCAGTCAGTGATGGGCGGCTCCAGTGCAAAGCTGAGGGTGCAGACCCAGGAAGTGGGATTAGAGAACGTGGGTTCACACTCTCCCGAGAGAACCTGGGTGGAGCCAAGGGACAGCACCCCAGTGAGCACTCCCACAGATTCTTTGGGCAGATTCTGCAAGAaacccctttcttccttccctcttatCTTGTGAAGTTTAACTACTTGGATAGAAACCTAAGGCTGAGAGTTTCTGTTTAATCCAGTTCGTTATAACCCAGCTAGCCAGCGCTGATACTGTGGCCAACTAGGGTGGTAAGGAGATGACTGTGTTACTTATAAAGAGACGTTCAAATAAATTTGCTTAAAAGAGATCATGCCCTGTCCCTGTTTCTGTAAAAGAAGTGCTATGCAGACTGATTATGGGTCTTTTCctattgttgttttagtcactaagttgtgtccaactcttcacaaccccatggactgtagcccaccaggctcctctgaccatgggattctccaggcaagaatactggagtgggttgccatttccttctcccagggattttCCCCACTTAGGGTTTGaaactgggcctcctgcattggcaggcgagttcttctaaataaataaaaattgtgtcAAGCAGTGTTGTTACTGCTGCTAAATAAGCCTGTGGGGGGAGCGTCTACTCAGAATAGTAGTGAATAATAGAATTAACAGTTGTGAATGTTTATCGTGAGAGGCAAGGATATGATAGAAGCAAGGATGTGCCTTTAAAAATGTCCCTGACAGTCCCAAGTGTCAAGACCAAGTCTTCAACCCGGGTTACACACTGTTCATCCAGGCCTGCCGCTGCCATGCAACTGGTGACAAGGCTGTCTTGTGAAgagttctccaggtgattctgccCTGCAGCCTCAGTCCAAAACTATGGTGTTCTAATAATCACTTTGGGCAGAGATGTCTCTGCAGAAGGTAGAATGTTTTAATTGTATGGAAACCAAGAGGTAGTGGAATCGAACTGAGCTCACTACAGTAAAAATCAGATCAAACCTCTCCCCGGATCTGTGTCTGGGACCTAGCTTGGGAGGCAGCGGTCTTTCTTGGAGACTTAAAAGAGACTTTTAAACAGGATTTAGAGTCCTGGCTGTATCAGGGTTCCTTGGTTTTacgcaacaacaaaaaaaggtctCTGGCTATCCTTAAGCAAAAGAGAGATGCCTTGGGAAGGAAAAGCTAAGAGCCACATCTTTATAAGTAGGGTTGTTTGGGGAAGGGGAATGGGTCTGGGGAGTAGAGGTTATTAGATGCCCTCTTTTGTGGCCACAGTTAGGAGAACTACCCTTCACTTAaacatgtgccacaactacagagccggGCGAACTGCACCTACggaagcccgcgtgccctagagcctgtgctcggcaacagGAGAAGACACCGCGATAGGAAGCCTCTGCGCCGCAACTCGCCttaactagagaagagcccatgcagcaacggagacccagcacagccaaaaataaataaaaatatcacaaagTCTTTGATTCAGCTCAGTGAGTCGAGGTGGGGAAGAGTTTGGCAGATTTTAGGAAAGGTTTACGTGGAACTTGTAAGAAACATAGCAGTCAGGAATAGTGTGTATACACTAaggactaatttttaaaaagatttacttctttatttttggctgcactgggcctttggTGCTGCAcatgggccttctctagttgcggtgagtgggggctactccttGTCGCAGGGCAGGGACTCGGTAGTTCgcagctcacgggctctagagcgcaggctcagtagttgtggcccatgggggctcagttgccccgcggcatataggatcttcccagagcagggatcgaactcgtgttctccgcatgggcaggtggattcttaaccgctgggtCACTACCAAGGAAACCCAAGGACTAATTttaaagagtaaca from Bos indicus x Bos taurus breed Angus x Brahman F1 hybrid chromosome 6, Bos_hybrid_MaternalHap_v2.0, whole genome shotgun sequence harbors:
- the TMEM128 gene encoding transmembrane protein 128 isoform X2 — its product is MDVLRAREQLRRRYLFPPDAEVPLEHEGYPRPETSTAVEKKEKPLPRLNIHSGFWILASIVVTYYVDFFQTVKENFHTSSWFLFGSALLLVSVSIAFYCIIYLEWYRGIEDYDIKYPALIPITTATFIVAGICFNVALWHVWSFFTPVLLFTQFMGVVMLTSLLG
- the TMEM128 gene encoding transmembrane protein 128 isoform X1; translated protein: MDVLRAREQLRRRYLFPPDAEVPLEHEGYPRPETSTAVEKKEKPLPRLNIHSGFWILASIVVTYYVDFFQTVKENFHTSSWFLFGSALLLVSVSIAFYCIIYLEWYRGIEDYDIKYPALIPITTATFIVAGICQRWRSSIQSAKTRPGADCGSDHELLIAKFRLKLKKVGKTTRPFSFNVALWHVWSFFTPVLLFTQFMGVVMLTSLLG